One region of Chthonomonadales bacterium genomic DNA includes:
- a CDS encoding Gfo/Idh/MocA family oxidoreductase, with the protein MADRVGIGVVGCGSVSHQYMALARTLESEGLCATVAACDTDEGKRELARETWGLPVFTTDYRELVVRADVDLVLVLTPMREHARVARAALLAGRHALVEKPMASSLAEAAGLVELARTVPGLLICAPHTVVSPTFRAIAERLDAGDIGRVLTARARYGWAGPSWGKWFYQPGGGVLFDLGVYNLTTLTGWLGPARRVMAMTGVAIPERTVDGERIRVEAEDNAQVLLDLGDSVFASITTGFTMQSARGPAIELYGSRGVLQMLGDDWAPRGYEMWRGEQSGWETVAETDPGWPWTAGLRHALKCIRAGEPPRITPEHAYHVLEIMLRAQESGRDGRAHDLTSRFELPR; encoded by the coding sequence ATGGCGGACCGTGTCGGCATCGGCGTGGTGGGCTGCGGCAGCGTCAGCCACCAGTACATGGCACTGGCGCGCACGCTGGAGAGCGAGGGACTCTGCGCAACCGTCGCCGCGTGCGACACCGACGAGGGCAAGCGCGAACTCGCCCGCGAGACCTGGGGCCTGCCCGTCTTCACCACGGACTACCGCGAGCTCGTGGTGCGAGCCGACGTCGACCTGGTGCTGGTGCTCACGCCGATGCGCGAGCACGCTCGGGTGGCCCGCGCCGCCCTCCTGGCCGGCAGGCACGCGCTGGTTGAGAAGCCGATGGCCTCCAGCCTGGCCGAGGCCGCCGGCCTGGTCGAGTTGGCTCGTACCGTGCCGGGACTCCTCATCTGCGCGCCGCACACCGTGGTCAGCCCCACGTTCCGCGCCATCGCCGAGCGCCTGGACGCAGGCGACATCGGGCGGGTGCTCACCGCCCGCGCGCGCTACGGCTGGGCCGGGCCGAGCTGGGGCAAGTGGTTCTATCAGCCGGGCGGCGGCGTGCTTTTCGACCTTGGCGTCTACAACCTGACCACGCTCACCGGCTGGCTCGGTCCCGCGCGGCGCGTGATGGCGATGACCGGCGTCGCCATCCCGGAGCGCACCGTGGACGGCGAGCGGATTCGCGTGGAGGCGGAGGACAACGCCCAGGTCCTGCTGGACCTCGGCGACTCCGTCTTCGCGTCGATCACCACCGGCTTCACGATGCAGAGCGCGCGCGGCCCGGCGATCGAGCTCTACGGCAGCCGCGGCGTCCTGCAGATGCTGGGCGACGACTGGGCGCCGCGCGGCTATGAGATGTGGCGCGGTGAGCAGAGCGGATGGGAGACGGTGGCTGAGACCGACCCGGGCTGGCCCTGGACCGCCGGCCTGCGCCACGCGCTCAAGTGCATCCGCGCCGGCGAGCCGCCCCGCATCACGCCCGAGCACGCCTATCACGTCCTCGAGATCATGCTGCGCGCGCAGGAATCCGGGCGCGACGGGCGAGCGCACGACCTGACGAGCCGGTTCGAGCTCCCTCGCTAA
- a CDS encoding prepilin-type N-terminal cleavage/methylation domain-containing protein: MERGVVGRITPSRGRPPITDACLVSGARRAAEPATRAAPAQPHRRALDSPCPAVPAARAIRAFTLIEVMLCVGIIAVLAGIVFAALGPVRERARVTTCTSNLHQIWAAYAMYAADHDGA, translated from the coding sequence ATGGAGCGAGGGGTGGTTGGGCGGATCACGCCTTCCCGCGGGCGCCCGCCGATCACGGATGCTTGCCTCGTCTCGGGAGCGCGGCGCGCCGCCGAACCAGCGACCCGTGCCGCGCCCGCTCAGCCGCATCGCCGCGCGCTCGACTCCCCTTGCCCCGCCGTACCCGCGGCGCGCGCGATCCGTGCCTTCACGCTCATCGAGGTGATGCTCTGCGTGGGCATCATCGCGGTTCTGGCCGGGATCGTCTTCGCGGCCCTGGGCCCGGTGCGCGAGCGCGCCCGCGTGACGACGTGCACCTCCAACCTCCACCAGATCTGGGCGGCCTACGCCATGTACGCCGCCGACCACGACGGCGCCG